From the Halomonas sp. MCCC 1A13316 genome, the window GCACGGTAGAGCTCGATGGTATGCACCCCCGGAATGCCAAAGACGGTATCCACGCCATAGGCTTCCAGCAGGCGTAGCAGGTGTTGGGCGCAGGTCCGACTCATCGCAGCGCCTCCTCGGGAAGCGGCTCGGGCAGCCCGCCATGGGGTGTGCGCCCCAGGACCCTTTCCACCATGGTCACGAAATGCTCAAGCGGCAGGGTGTCGTAGTCGGGGTCGAAGCTGGTCTGATCCCAGTGGTCGCAGAAGCGCACGGTGCGCTCATAGGCCGGATGATCGCGGTACTGCTCCCGGGCGTGGGGGTCCTGACCGAAGAAGTGGCGGTAATGATAGCCCTGAAAGAGTTCGTGATGGCGAATCATCCAGGCATTGAGCGGATCGACGAAGGGCTCGAGGATGGCCGCGGCGATTTCGGCATGGTTGGCCGGGGCCAGTTCGTCGCCGATGTCGTGGAGCAATGCGCAGACGACCATCTCCTCGTCGGCGCCGTCACGTAGCGCTCGGGTTGCCGTCTGCAGGCTGTGTTCGTAGCGATCCACCGGATAGCCGTGATGGTCGCCGGCCAGACGGTGCAGGTGGCCGAGCACCCGGCGCGGCGCATCGGCGACATAGTCTCGGAAGCGGTTGTCGATCAGCGCCCAGTCATCACGCTGGGCCTCGCCGAAGTGGCGGAAGCGGGCCTGTTTCATGCGGGCTCTCCATGGGACTGGGTGGTGGCGAGTCGCTGGCGCAGCACGCGGCGCCGACTGGCCGTGCTATCACGATCGACGTAGCCCTGACGCAGGTGACGTACGCCACCGGCGAGCTGGAAGGCGCTGCGGCCATGCAGCAGGCGATAGTTGTCCATGATCAGCATCTGGCCCGGGCCGAGCTTGAGGTGAAGGGTCAGTTCTTCTCCCGTGATCAGCTGATAGAAGGCCTGGCGAGCGGCATAGTATGCCTCAAGCTCCTCAACAAGCAGGGCCGGGACTCGCTCGGTGCGGTTGGAATAGCGCACCCGAACCGGCTCGCCGTGGCTGTCCAGCTCGATCAGTGGCCCCTCGCTCTCGAGATGAGTGTCATCGTCGCGGTAGCGGAACCCCGGGGTAACCCGGGTGAGACAGTCGTAGGCTTCAGGATCACGCTCACGCAGCAGCCGGGCCGCCATGAAGCCATCGGCCAGGGTACTGTCACCGCCTTCAGCGGCGTTGGTCAGGCAGTGCAGCCAGATATACCCGGGTATTGGGTCACGGTAGGGATTATCGGTATGCGGCTCCAGACCGCGCTGGGTCATGGTCAGGTCGTAGGCATCGGCTACCGACTTGACGTCGGCGATGCCGCCCCAGTTGGTGCGTCGTAGGGGACCGATGCGGTCGATTAGTGGCTGCATACCGTCAGTTTCGATGGGTACCCCGGAGACGATCACGAAACCGTTGCGATGCAGTGCCTCGAGCATCTCCGACAGCGCCGAGTCCTCTTCCAGCGCGGCGGTGAAGTCAGCCTCTGGGCGCGGTGCGCTGACCGCATCCCAGAGTCTCAGGGGTGGATCGCTGGCCGGGTCGTCGAACAGCGCCGCGAGGTCGAAGGCGGAGTGATGTCCGTCGCTGAAGCGCATGTTCAGCCGGCC encodes:
- a CDS encoding HD domain-containing protein, which encodes MKQARFRHFGEAQRDDWALIDNRFRDYVADAPRRVLGHLHRLAGDHHGYPVDRYEHSLQTATRALRDGADEEMVVCALLHDIGDELAPANHAEIAAAILEPFVDPLNAWMIRHHELFQGYHYRHFFGQDPHAREQYRDHPAYERTVRFCDHWDQTSFDPDYDTLPLEHFVTMVERVLGRTPHGGLPEPLPEEALR
- the tmpA gene encoding 2-trimethylaminoethylphosphonate dioxygenase, which produces MTQVTPLANRRRLVIDHHDRTREFAALWLRERSPDAETRDPRTGQRLIEAAELPLDLSIESAEVHDGRLNMRFSDGHHSAFDLAALFDDPASDPPLRLWDAVSAPRPEADFTAALEEDSALSEMLEALHRNGFVIVSGVPIETDGMQPLIDRIGPLRRTNWGGIADVKSVADAYDLTMTQRGLEPHTDNPYRDPIPGYIWLHCLTNAAEGGDSTLADGFMAARLLRERDPEAYDCLTRVTPGFRYRDDDTHLESEGPLIELDSHGEPVRVRYSNRTERVPALLVEELEAYYAARQAFYQLITGEELTLHLKLGPGQMLIMDNYRLLHGRSAFQLAGGVRHLRQGYVDRDSTASRRRVLRQRLATTQSHGEPA